GGTTGGGACTTGGGACCCCTTTTTTTGTTCTTAAAACTAAGATGAGGACGCGAGTAAATCGCTCACTAACTTCAATGCAACCCGATGGTCACATACTCACATATGTTTCTTAGGGCCCACaaaacattttttaaaaaaagttcaATTAGTAGCAAACTTTTTTATGCACTACTAGGCCAGCAGTGCCACTCTGTTCGCTACGCTGTagctggtagctggtgctgatttgttatgagagaaaaatactgctgactgactggtggctggtactgatttggtgtgagagaaaagtactgctgacaagccaagcgaataGAGCGAGTCAGTACTAGGAGGTGATCGTTTATAGGGTTAGAACAAATCCAGCGGTGGCCCCTAATTAGGATACACACTGCGTGAGTAAGGTTTGCTCATATTTTAGAGTCTTTTACCTATGTGCTATTACAAAAGATCCAAAATACTTATGCACCATCCAAAATATTTTACAAGGCTCAGCCCACAAGCCTAGCAACAGCTCCAACTTTCTTATGACAGATGGGGTCTATCTATCAGTTCCTTACATTTTTCTTTCCCCCCTCTAATTCTTATGTTTTCCCCTTGTGTTTTCTCTTGAGCAATTGCCCATCACTTGAAAGTactctattttggccaaatgcATGAATATATAGTTgtacccacttgcacgggatggGATTCCTCTGCAGTAGTCCTccctcactgacgtgtggggtcAGACCCACACATAAGTGATCCAACTGCACCTAAGGGGACCTTGATTTGTTTCTTGAAAGCAGACAAAGAATGAAGTTAGAGTGTGTTTTGGGCTTTTGGCTAGTCAGAAATTTTAGCATTTGTTAAGTGTGctcaaaatttattttttcaGTCTTGCCCATATTTGGACCAGATCCAACGGTCTAGCACTACTTGATCCATTTTTCAGTTGAGTGCACTATGTAGCATCTTTCGACTTCCACtagggccttgtttagatgcactcaaaattctaaaactttacaaaatttcatcacatcgaatctttgaacgcatgcatggagtattaaatatagctaaataaaataactaattacacatcttgactgtaatttgcgagacgaatcttttgagcctagttaacccataacgggacaataattatcaaatacaaacgaaagtgctacagtactttacacccaaaacttttcacatctaaacaaggcctaggtTACTCATGAATGAGAAACTGCTTCAATCACTTCTATTTTTTCCCCGAGAATACGCAGAAGATTAAGCAACAACTTAGCAACTTCGGGACACACCGTCATCGAACCACAATGACCCATGACTCGATCCAGTTGCGACTtgcgaggaggaagatgacagAACCGTGAAAACGTGCCATTTCCTCCCATCCAGAACACACTGTAAATTCACCTTCAATTTACCATGACGCAGCAAGTTCACCACAAAAAGATTTTTGCAGCATTCGCTCCTAGTTCCTCtgtgtaaaaaaataaaaaaaggaaaaagtttgGTGCCTGCTGCTAGCTGCATGCCCTTATCATTgccgaagaaaaaaaaagtggtgTCGCCATCGAGATCCAGGCACCAGCTTGCGCTGCATCTTTTCCCTCCCGATGACGATTCTTCTCTCCATTCTCCTCCAGTCTCCAGTCTCCCCGCCGCGTCAGTTTCACACCGCAAAAGGCGCAACGAGCTGCTGATCTGATCCTCTTTGCGGCGAAAAGGAAAAGATGAGAAAGTGCCATGACCCATGAGCTGCTGATTGCTCAACAGCTCGAGCCTGTACGGAGCTGACGGCATGTGCGGGCCACGACACAGAGATCCTTGGTTCCTGTTGGTGTGATACTGTGGATCCTGAACAATGCAGCAGTTGAAGAGCAGAGATTGACCTGCAATCCTGCATGGATCTGACTGATCTTCCGTCAGAGTCGCAGCTCCAGGTCGAGTTCATCCATGGAATGGAACAGCATTTTTGGCGCTGAAGCACCTTGGTCCTTGGCCATTATTCCTGCAATGCAACTGCTCCGAACATGGCATGGTGATGCCGCGACATTCCTGATCCAGCCCGGATTCTGCCAAGAATTGCTGGGGAATGGCGCTGCGAACCGGGCTCGAGCCGCATGTGCTGCTGACCATCTGAAGTTGACGAGCTGATTGCTGAGAGGTGCAAGCCGACCCCAATCGTTCTCGTTCAGCTGCTGACCCGCGAGCGTGCGCCACGCGGTGACCGACCGccctctcgctcgctcgctgtCACCCCGCTCGTGGAATCCCATCTGCCATCTCCATTGACGCGCCCCGTGCTGAACAGAACCTGAAGAACTGAATTCAGCCcttatttagatgcataaaagTGAATATGTAAAACACTGTAGTACTTCgtttgtatttagtaattattgtcccgtcatgggttaactagactcaaaattttatttaactacatttaatacttcatgcatgtgttcaaagattcgatgtgatgtgaaattttataaaattttgaaattttggagggaactaaacaaggcctcagTCTATCGCCGGATGTTGGTCTTTCAAGTTAGATCATTGTACGAGCGACGACAAGCTACCAGCTGCAGTTTGAATGTTTGATCGAGGACAATGGAACTGAAGACTGTTCACATTCCAAATTTCCAATTCGATGCTTGATGGGACCAGCTCAAGTACAGTGTAGTTGCTCTCCGGGATTGCCTGATGCTGAAGCCTGATGGTAACATGGGCATCATATTCAGTTATTCACTGTTCAGTTAGTCGAACGCATGCCGTTTTCATCATTTTGCCGATTGGCGCATCCACACCGGTTGCATAATCATGCTTCTGTCTGAAGAATATGAtcaccttctttttcttttcagaaaaagaaaagtgtaaGTGTTGAATGCCACAGTAATGTATTTTCAATCTGGTTACAAAATGGAATATCTGTGATCGAAAAGGCACGGTACCTGCCAGATCGACGAGACCGAAAAGATAAGAAAGATCGCAGCGACGGCACCTACCTTCATCTCTGCTTCTTTCGCTCGGTTTGTTCAGGCAATCAGGACAGGACAGGAGAATACACTGATGTGAACGCAGCTTTGCTACTGAACAAAGCTTCCAAATTTTTTCTGTCGTCTATACCCCGTAGGCGAGACTCGAGAGAAGAATCTCTCAGGAAAGCCGGTGGAAATAAAGGAAAGCGGCCGTGCAGCGCCCACACCGCACACGGGCGCCAGCCGCAGCAGTGGTGGTGgtctcggcctcctcctgctcctcgttCATGGCCGCCCGCTTCCTCGTACACCTGATCCTCgtagccgccgccagcgccgccgccgtcacctcgGACGCAGCCGCCACTTCGCTCGCCACCAATGCCACCGCGGGCTCGCGCGTGCCCGCAGCTCCCGGCGTCGGCGGCAACGTCACCGGGTTCAGCTTCTCCGGCTTCGTCAGCGCGAATCGCGGCGCCAACGTGACGGTGCTCGGCGACGCCAACATCAACCAGGGCGCGCTCCAGATCACGCCGGACTCGCTCAACGACGCCGCCACCTTCCTCACCCACAAGTCCGGCCGCGTGCTCTACGCGACGCCGTTCAGGCTCTGGCAGCGCgagggccacggcggcgaggccaacgccaccgccggcgggggCAAGAAGAGGGTCGCGTCCTTCAGCACCGCCTTCACCATCAACATCTTCCGGCCCAACGGCACGGAGCCGGCGGAGGGGCTCGCATTCGTCATCGCGCCGTCCGCGGACGAGCCGCCCGCCGGGAGCTCCGGCGGGTACCTCGGCCTCACCAATGCCGCCACCGACGGGAACGCCACCAACCAGAtcgtcgccgtcgagctcgACACCGAGAAGCAGCCCTACGACCCGGACGACAACCACGTCGGGCTCAACGTCAACAGCGTCGTCTCCGTCGCCACCACCTCGCTCAAGCCCCTCGGCATCGAGATCTCGCCCGCCAAGCCGGCGAATTACACCGTCTGGGTCGACTACgacggcgccgcgcgccgcgttgCGGTGTTCATGGCCGTGGCGGGGAAGGCGAAGCCCGGGCGGGCggtcctcgccgcgccgctggacctcggggcggccgcggcggagtggTCCTACTTCGGGTTCTCGGCGTCGACGGGGCGCAAGTACCAGCTCAACTGCGTCCTGGCGTGGGACATGACGATGGAGAAGCTCTcctgcggcgacggcggcggcggcggcgacgccaggAGGCGCACGCTCGGGCTGGCCGTCGGGGTGCCCGTGGGGGCGAccgcgctggccgccgcggccatcgTGGCGTACGTGTGCGTGGTGAAGCGGCGGAAGGTGCACGGCGACGACAGCAGCGCCATCACCGGCACCATGATCCGGAGCCTCGCCGGCGGGCCGCGGGAGTTCGACTACCGCGAGATCCGCAAGGCGACCAACAACttcgacgagaagatgaagctGGGGCAGGGCGGGTACGGGGTGGTGTACCGGGGCGTGGTGGTCGGCGACCACACCAGCCCCGGCGGCCCCGGgagcgcggtggaggtggcCGTCAAGAAGTTCTCGCGCGCGAGCACCCAGGGCCAGAACGACTTCCTCGCCGAGCTCAGCATCATCAACCGCCTCCGCCACAAGCACCTCGTCCGCCTCGTCGGTAAGCCCCCCCATTCCTGCtcacctccggccgccgccgccgccgcctaacCATTTCTCGATTCTTTTATTCCCTCCTGTGGCGATACTCGCACATGGTTTGTCCATTAACAATGGCAACTCGAACGCAATTCGCTCGGCTTTCCAGGCGATGCATGTGCGCACAACAATTTTTCTGGTGACCGTGACCCTCCACTTTCGTCTAACAATACTTTACAGCTCCGATGCCTTCAAACTTTGAATCTTAAAATCTTTACTGAACTTTTACCTGtagaaattaaaatttcaaaaaatttactgAATTGAACTTTGACATGGTCGaacaatgcatgcatgcatctttGGGATCGGACGCGCAGGGTGGAGCCACGACAAcggcgagctgctgctggtgtACGAGTTCATGCCGAACGGGAGCCTGGACCAGCACCTGTTCGGCCCGGCGCCGGAGCGGCAGCTGCTGGGGTGGGAGCTCCGGTACAGCATCGTCCAGGGCGTGGCGTCGGCGCTGCACTACCTGCACGACGAGTACGACCAGCGGGTGGTGCACCGCGACCTCAAGGCCTCCAACATCCTGCTCGACGCCGCCTTCGGCGCGCGCCTCGGGGACTTCGGCCTGGAGCGCGCCATCGACGCCGGCAAGACCTCCTACAtcgacgaggccgccgccggcggcgtgcacGGCACCGTCGGCTACATCGCGCCCGAGTGCTTCCACACCGAGAAGGCCACGCGCGAGTCCGACGTCTACGCCTTCGGCGCCGTCGTGCTCGAGGTGGtctgcg
The Panicum virgatum strain AP13 chromosome 6N, P.virgatum_v5, whole genome shotgun sequence genome window above contains:
- the LOC120680118 gene encoding probable L-type lectin-domain containing receptor kinase S.5 — encoded protein: MAARFLVHLILVAAASAAAVTSDAAATSLATNATAGSRVPAAPGVGGNVTGFSFSGFVSANRGANVTVLGDANINQGALQITPDSLNDAATFLTHKSGRVLYATPFRLWQREGHGGEANATAGGGKKRVASFSTAFTINIFRPNGTEPAEGLAFVIAPSADEPPAGSSGGYLGLTNAATDGNATNQIVAVELDTEKQPYDPDDNHVGLNVNSVVSVATTSLKPLGIEISPAKPANYTVWVDYDGAARRVAVFMAVAGKAKPGRAVLAAPLDLGAAAAEWSYFGFSASTGRKYQLNCVLAWDMTMEKLSCGDGGGGGDARRRTLGLAVGVPVGATALAAAAIVAYVCVVKRRKVHGDDSSAITGTMIRSLAGGPREFDYREIRKATNNFDEKMKLGQGGYGVVYRGVVVGDHTSPGGPGSAVEVAVKKFSRASTQGQNDFLAELSIINRLRHKHLVRLVGWSHDNGELLLVYEFMPNGSLDQHLFGPAPERQLLGWELRYSIVQGVASALHYLHDEYDQRVVHRDLKASNILLDAAFGARLGDFGLERAIDAGKTSYIDEAAAGGVHGTVGYIAPECFHTEKATRESDVYAFGAVVLEVVCGRRPRCDIDGFHFLVDWVWRLHRDGRALEAVDARLAGAFDRGQAERLLLLGLACSHPTPAERPRTPAIQQILLGSVPPPAVPPFKPSFVWPATDAGLDTMSTTAGTTASQLSLTSASTWSGNFIKGSLRHAFEQEVSDSLP